One window from the genome of Ailuropoda melanoleuca isolate Jingjing chromosome 5, ASM200744v2, whole genome shotgun sequence encodes:
- the PRMT9 gene encoding protein arginine N-methyltransferase 9 isoform X3 yields MAVECAEIRRHHRVGTKDVAGICLPTNVKFQSPACSSVDTEETIEPYTTEKMSRVPGGYLALTECFEIMTVDFNNLQELKSLATKKPGNIGIPVIKEGILDAIVVWFVLQLDDEHSLSTSPSEETCWEQAVYPVHNLADYWIKPGDHVMMEVSCQDCYLRIQNISVFGLEREVDARKNFTKDKDLLSLGSEAELCSALANLQTSKPDAVEQTCILESTEIALLNNNLYHEGFKMAMRKVLSSLTPEKLCQAMDTQCQNEMSCGSEESNSEESIPEPFYVLDVSEGFSLLPIIAGTLGQVKPYSSVEKDQHRTTLDLISEANHFPKETLEFWLRHVEDESAVLQRPKSDKLWSIIILDVIEPSGLIQQEIMEKAAISRCLLQSGGKIFPQYVLMFGLLVESQTLVEESAVQGTERTLGLNIAPFINQFQVPIRVFLDLSSLPCIPLSKPVELLRLDLMTPYLNTSNTEVKVHICKSGQVTAIPFWYHMYLDDEIRLDTSSEASHWKQAAVVLDNPIRVEMGEELVLSVQHHKSNVSITVKR; encoded by the exons GGTGGGTACTAAGGATGTTGCTGGGATCTGTTTACCAACAAACGTGAAATTTCAGAGTCCAGCTTGTTCTTCTGTAGATACTGAAGAGACAATTGAACCATATACAACTGAAAAGATGAGTCGAGTTCCTGGGGGATATTTGGCTTTGACAGAGTGCTTTGAAATTATGACAGTAGATTTCAACAATcttcag GAATTAAAAAGTCTTGCAACTAAAAAACCTGGTAATATTGGTATTCCTGTTATTAAAGAAGGCATATTAGATGCTATTGTGGTTTGGTTTGTACTCCAGCTCGATGATGAACACAGTTTATCCACAAGTCCCAGTGAGGAAACATGTTGGGAACAGGCTGTCTACCCCGTACATAACCTTGCAG ACTATTGGATAAAACCTGGGGACCATGTGATGATGGAAGTGTCTTGTCAAGATTGTTACTTAAGAATCCAGAATATCAGTGTTTTTGGTTTGGAACGTGAAGTGGATGCTAGAAAAAATTTTACCAAGGATAAAGACTTGCTCTCTTTAGGAAGTGAGGCTGAACTCTGTAGTGCCCTGGCTAACCTTCAGACCAGTAAACCAGATGCTGTGGAGCAGACGTGTATATTGGAATCCACAGAAATTGCTTTGCTTAATAACAACCTCTATCACGAAGGCTTTAAAATGGCAATGAGAAAAGTGTTGTCTTCATTGACACCAGAGAAACTGTGTCAGGCCATGGACACTCAGTGTCAGAATGAGATGAGCTGCGGAAGTGAAGAGAGTAATTCTGAAGAAAGCATCCCGGAACCTTTCTATGTGTTAGATGTGTCTGAAGGCTTCTCTCTTCTGCCCATAATTGCTGGCACACTTGGGCAGGTTAAACCTTACAGTTCTGTGGAGAAAGACCAGCATCGTACCACTCTGGACCTCATATCTGAAGCCAATCACTTTCCTAAAGAAACACTTGAGTTTTGGTTGAGACATGTGGAAGATGAATCTGCTGTGTTGCAAAGGCCAAAATCAGACAAGTTGTGGAGTATAATTATATTGGATGTCATTGAGCCATCTGGGCTCATTCAGCAGGAGATAATGGAAAAAGCAGCAATATCCAg gtGTTTGCTACAATCTGGAGGCAAGATCTTTCCTCAGTATGTGCTGATGTTTGGGTTGCTTGTGGAATCACAGACACTGGTAGAAGAGAGTGCTGTTCAAGGAACGGAACGCACTCTTGGATTAAATATAGCACCTTTTATTAATCAATTTCAG GTACCTATACGTGTGTTTTTGGATCTGTCCTCATTGCCCTGTATACCTTTAAGCAAGCCAGTGGAACTCTTAAGACTAGATTTAATGACTCCATATTTGAACACCTCTAACACAGAAGTAAAG gtACACATTTGTAAATCTGGACAAGTGACTGCCATTCCCTTTTGGTATCATATGTATCTTGATGACGAGATTAGGTTGGATACTTCAAGTGAAGCCTCCCACTGGAAACAAGCTGCAGTTGTTCTAGATAATCCCATCCGGGTGGAAATGGGTGAGGAATTAGTACTCAGTGTCCAGCACCACAAAAGCAATGTCAGCATCACAGTGAAGCGATGA
- the PRMT9 gene encoding protein arginine N-methyltransferase 9 isoform X4, with product MSRVPGGYLALTECFEIMTVDFNNLQELKSLATKKPGNIGIPVIKEGILDAIVVWFVLQLDDEHSLSTSPSEETCWEQAVYPVHNLADYWIKPGDHVMMEVSCQDCYLRIQNISVFGLEREVDARKNFTKDKDLLSLGSEAELCSALANLQTSKPDAVEQTCILESTEIALLNNNLYHEGFKMAMRKVLSSLTPEKLCQAMDTQCQNEMSCGSEESNSEESIPEPFYVLDVSEGFSLLPIIAGTLGQVKPYSSVEKDQHRTTLDLISEANHFPKETLEFWLRHVEDESAVLQRPKSDKLWSIIILDVIEPSGLIQQEIMEKAAISRCLLQSGGKIFPQYVLMFGLLVESQTLVEESAVQGTERTLGLNIAPFINQFQVPIRVFLDLSSLPCIPLSKPVELLRLDLMTPYLNTSNTEVKVHICKSGQVTAIPFWYHMYLDDEIRLDTSSEASHWKQAAVVLDNPIRVEMGEELVLSVQHHKSNVSITVKR from the exons ATGAGTCGAGTTCCTGGGGGATATTTGGCTTTGACAGAGTGCTTTGAAATTATGACAGTAGATTTCAACAATcttcag GAATTAAAAAGTCTTGCAACTAAAAAACCTGGTAATATTGGTATTCCTGTTATTAAAGAAGGCATATTAGATGCTATTGTGGTTTGGTTTGTACTCCAGCTCGATGATGAACACAGTTTATCCACAAGTCCCAGTGAGGAAACATGTTGGGAACAGGCTGTCTACCCCGTACATAACCTTGCAG ACTATTGGATAAAACCTGGGGACCATGTGATGATGGAAGTGTCTTGTCAAGATTGTTACTTAAGAATCCAGAATATCAGTGTTTTTGGTTTGGAACGTGAAGTGGATGCTAGAAAAAATTTTACCAAGGATAAAGACTTGCTCTCTTTAGGAAGTGAGGCTGAACTCTGTAGTGCCCTGGCTAACCTTCAGACCAGTAAACCAGATGCTGTGGAGCAGACGTGTATATTGGAATCCACAGAAATTGCTTTGCTTAATAACAACCTCTATCACGAAGGCTTTAAAATGGCAATGAGAAAAGTGTTGTCTTCATTGACACCAGAGAAACTGTGTCAGGCCATGGACACTCAGTGTCAGAATGAGATGAGCTGCGGAAGTGAAGAGAGTAATTCTGAAGAAAGCATCCCGGAACCTTTCTATGTGTTAGATGTGTCTGAAGGCTTCTCTCTTCTGCCCATAATTGCTGGCACACTTGGGCAGGTTAAACCTTACAGTTCTGTGGAGAAAGACCAGCATCGTACCACTCTGGACCTCATATCTGAAGCCAATCACTTTCCTAAAGAAACACTTGAGTTTTGGTTGAGACATGTGGAAGATGAATCTGCTGTGTTGCAAAGGCCAAAATCAGACAAGTTGTGGAGTATAATTATATTGGATGTCATTGAGCCATCTGGGCTCATTCAGCAGGAGATAATGGAAAAAGCAGCAATATCCAg gtGTTTGCTACAATCTGGAGGCAAGATCTTTCCTCAGTATGTGCTGATGTTTGGGTTGCTTGTGGAATCACAGACACTGGTAGAAGAGAGTGCTGTTCAAGGAACGGAACGCACTCTTGGATTAAATATAGCACCTTTTATTAATCAATTTCAG GTACCTATACGTGTGTTTTTGGATCTGTCCTCATTGCCCTGTATACCTTTAAGCAAGCCAGTGGAACTCTTAAGACTAGATTTAATGACTCCATATTTGAACACCTCTAACACAGAAGTAAAG gtACACATTTGTAAATCTGGACAAGTGACTGCCATTCCCTTTTGGTATCATATGTATCTTGATGACGAGATTAGGTTGGATACTTCAAGTGAAGCCTCCCACTGGAAACAAGCTGCAGTTGTTCTAGATAATCCCATCCGGGTGGAAATGGGTGAGGAATTAGTACTCAGTGTCCAGCACCACAAAAGCAATGTCAGCATCACAGTGAAGCGATGA